One Setaria viridis chromosome 3, Setaria_viridis_v4.0, whole genome shotgun sequence DNA window includes the following coding sequences:
- the LOC117849534 gene encoding NAC domain-containing protein 75 yields the protein MNRGHSGSMVSSCCTSEPTEEKHKDRQTSASRRCPSCGHSFDSNPDMIGLPAGVKFDPSDQELIEHLESLVKEGGSRAHPLIDDFIPTIKGDDGICYTHPENLPGVTRDGLTKHFFHRTSKAYTTGTRKRRKIQSDRGLHGSEDVGEARWHKTGKTRPVIVGGQQKGCKKILVLYVNYGKQGKPEKTNWVMHQYHLGDQEEKDGQLVVSKVFYQTQLRSGTAMVEQRTREGENVAEASEAMQNVLPGCAADATAATVAMVPQHQQKRQRQSTGGHCSIATSKMSHEEQQQKVGCRSAEMEELIIDCQSASTEAGASTQSKEVQRPYHLYWPPDHNQDQHQLQCS from the exons ATGAACAGGGGGCACTCAGGGTCCATGGTCAGCAGCTGCTGCACCTCCGAGCCCACCGAAGAGAAGCACAAGGACCGCCAGACCTCAGCTTCCCGGCGCTGCCCCAGCTGTGGCCACAGCTTCGACAGCAATCCG GACATGATTGGGCTTCCGGCCGGTGTCAAGTTCGATCCGTCAGATCAGGAGCTGATAGAGCACCTGGAGTCCTTGGTGAAGGAAGGAGGCTCCAGAGCTCACCCTCTCATAGACGACTTTATACCCACCATAAAAGGAGATGATGGCATTTGCTACACTCATCCAGAGAATCTCCCAG GTGTGACAAGAGACGGCCTCACCAAGCACTTCTTCCACAGGACATCCAAAGCTTACACCACaggcacaaggaagaggagaaaGATCCAGTCAGATCGTGGCCTGCACGGCAGTGAAGATGTCGGCGAGGCGCGGTGGCACAAGACTGGCAAGACGCGTCCAGTGATCGTGGGCGGCCAGCAGAAGGGGTGCAAAAAGATCCTGGTGCTGTACGTTAATTACGGAAAACAAGGCAAGCCGGAAAAGACCAACTGGGTGATGCACCAGTACCACCTCGGCGACCAGGAGGAGAAGGACGGGCAGCTGGTCGTATCCAAGGTCTTCTACCAGACGCAGCTGCGTTCTGGCACAGCAATGGTGGAACAGCGCACGAGGGAAGGTGAAAATGTGGCAGAGGCCTCGGAGGCAATGCAGAATGTGCTCCCTGGCTGTGCTGCTGATGCCACAGCAGCGACGGTCGCCATGGTGCCCCAGCATCAGCAGAAACGGCAGAGGCAGTCTACTGGTGGCCATTGCAGCATTGCTACTTCGAAGATGTCTCATGAG gagcagcagcagaaaGTTGGCTGCAGATCTGCTGAAATGGAAGAACTGATAATTGACTGCCAATCAGCAAGCACAGAAGCG GGAGCATCAACTCAGTCCAAGGAGGTGCAACGGCCTTATCACCTGTACTGGCCTCCTGATCACAACCAAGATCAACATCAATTACAATGTAGCTAG
- the LOC117850845 gene encoding phosphoribosylformylglycinamidine cyclo-ligase, chloroplastic/mitochondrial: MTTSRLVSFLRGPANSPAPSARRGPRQPQRLSFPQAGEGMRRVSVACSSASGEDEGMTYKGAGVDIDAGTELVRRIRKMAPGIGGFGGLFPFGDHYLVAGTDGVGTKLKLAFETGIHDTIGIDLVAMSVNDIVTSGAEPMFFLDYYATSKLDVDLAEKVIKGIVDGCQQSDCVLLGGETAEMPGFYAEGEYDLSGFAVGRVKKDKVIDGKNIVKGDVLIGLPSSGVHSNGFSLARRVLEKSGLSLSDQLPRNDGITTTVGEALMAPTVIYVKQVLEIISKGGVKGLAHITGGGFTDNIPRVFPSGLGAKIFTGSWEVPPVFKWLQQVGNIDDAEMRRTFNMGIGMVLVVSRESADRIIEDTRGSNHAYRIGEVIEGEGVHYV, translated from the exons atGACCACCTCCCgcctcgtcagcttcctccgcgGGCCGGCGAACTCTCCCGCCCCCTCAGCTCGCCGGGGACCTCGCCAACCGCAGCGCCTCAGCTTCCCGCAGGCTGGCGAGGGGATGCGGCGCGTCTCCGTGGCATGCTCCTCCGCCAGCGGTGAGGACGAGGGCATGACGTACAAGGGCGCAGGCGTGGACATCGACGCCGGCACCGAGCTCGTGCGCCGTATCCGCAAGATGGCACCCGGGATTGGCGGCTTCGGCGGCCTCTTCCCTTTTG GAGATCATTACCTTGTTGCTGGCACTGATGGTGTAGGGACAAAGCTGAAGCTTGCTTTTGAAACTGGTATTCATGACACAATTGGCATTGACCTG GTGGCTATGAGTGTCAATGACATTGTAACTTCAGGTGCAGAACCAATGTTCTTCCTAGATTACTATGCTACCAGCAAGCTTGATGTTGACCTTGCAGAGAAG GTTATCAAGGGGATTGTGGATGGGTGCCAACAATCAGATTGTGTTCTCCTAGGAGGGGAG ACAGCAGAGATGCCTGGATTCTATGCGGAGGGTGAATATGATCTAAGTGGTTTTGCTGTGGGTAGAGTGAAGAAGGATAAGGTCATCGATGGAAAAAACATTGTTAAGGGAGATGTCCTTATAGGTCTTCCTTCCAGTGGGGTTCATTCTAATGGGTTCTCTCTTGCTAGAAG AGTACTGGAGAAAAGCGGACTTTCATTGAGTGACCAACTCCCAAGAAATGATGGCATAACAACTACTGTTGGTGAAGCTCTTATGGCACCAACTGTCATCTATGTTAAGCAG gtacTTGAGATAATTAGCAAGGGTGGTGTTAAAGGGCTAGCCCACATTACTGGTGGTGGATTTACGGACAATATCCCTAGAGTATTTCCTTCTGGACTTGGGGCGAAAATTTTTACTGGATCATGGGAAGTGCCGCCTGTCTTCAAGTGGCTTCAACAG GTTGGAAACATTGATGATGCAGAGATGCGGCGAACATTCAATATGGGCATCGGAATGGTTCTTGTGGTAAGCAGAGAGTCAGCTGACAGAATTATCGAGGACACCCGTGGATCAAATCATGCTTATCGCATTGGAGAGGTGATTGAGGGCGAGGGGGTTCATTACGTCTGA
- the LOC117847903 gene encoding ATP-dependent 6-phosphofructokinase 6, translated as METATVVVAPAPVAITPPPQHKLLELKSSFAPAAKSSPPARKAKPAAKKKLAGGCGGYVLEDVPHLTDYLPELKSYPNPLQDHPAYSVVKQYFVNPDDTVAKKIVVHKSSARGTHFRRAGPRQRVYFQPGEVTAAIVTCGGLCPGLNTVIRELVCGLHDMYGVTSVLGIEGGYKGFYARNTVELTPRSVNDIHKRGGTVLGTSRGGQDTAKIVDSIQDRGINQVYIIGGDGTQKGAASIHEEVRRRGLRCAVVGVPKTIDNDIAVIDKSFGFDTAVEEAQRAINAAHVEAESAENGVGVVKLMGRNSGFIAMYATLASRDVDCCLIPESPFYLDGKGGLLEFVEKRLRDNGHMVIVVAEGAGQDLIAKSINLADTHDASGNKVLLDVGLWLSQKIKEHFKRKANNFPITLKYIDPTYMIRAVPSNASDNVYCTLLAHSALHGAMAGYTGITVAPVNGRHAYIPFYRITEKQNKVVITDRMWARVLCSTNQPCFLTHEDVEGARQDDEEPHLPLVEGENALVRSPSTMCNGNGNGHLCSGAA; from the exons ATGGAGaccgccaccgtcgtcgtcgcgccGGCTCCGGTGGCcatcacgccgccgccgcagcacaaGCTTTTGGAACTGAAGTCTTCCTTTGCCCCCGCGGCGaaatcgtcgccgccggcgaggaaggcCAAGCCGGCGGCCAAGAAGAagctcgccggcggctgcggcgggtaCGTCCTCGAGGACGTCCCGCACCTCACCGACTATCTCCCAGAGCTCAAG AGCTACCCGAATCCCCTGCAAGACCACCCTGCCTACTCTGTTGTCAA GCAGTACTTCGTGAACCCTGACGACACGGTGGCGAAGAAGATCGTGGTGCACAAGAGCAGCGCGCGGGGGACGCACTTCCGGCGCGCCGGCCCGCGGCAGCGCGTCTACTTCCAGCCCGGCgaggtgacggcggcgatcgtCACCTGCGGCGGGCTCTGCCCTGGCCTCAACACCGTCATCCGCGAGCTCGTCTGCGGCCTCCACGACATGTACGGCGTCACCAGCGTGCTCGGCATCGAGGGCGGCTACAAGGGCTTCTACGCGCGCAAcaccgtggagctcaccccgcGCTCCGTCAACGACATCCACAAGCGCGGCGGCACGGTGCTGGGCACCTCCCGCGGCGGGCAGGACACGGCCAAGATCGTGGACAGCATCCAGGACCGCGGCATCAACCAGGTGTACAtcatcggcggcgacggcacgcAGAAGGGCGCGGCGTCGATCCACGAGGAGGTCCGGCGGCGCGGGCTCAGGTGCGCCGTGGTCGGCGTGCCCAAGACCATCGACAACGACATCGCCGTCATCGACAAGTCGTTCGGGTTCGACACCGCCGTCGAGGAGGCGCAGCGCGCCATCAACGCGGCGCACGTCGAGGCCGAGAGCGCCGAGaacggcgtcggcgtcgtcaaGCTCATGGGCCGGAACAGCggcttcatcgccatgtacgcCACGCTCGCCAGCCGCGACGTCGACTGCTGCCTCATCCCGGAGTCGCCATTCTACCTCGACGGCAAGGGCGGCCTGCTCGAGTTCGTCGAGAAGCGCCTCCGGGACAACGGCCACATGGTCATCGTCGTGGCCGAGGGCGCCGGCCAGGACCTGATCGCCAAGAGCATTAACCTCGCCGACACCCACGACGCCTCCGGCAACAAGGTCCTCCTCGACGTCGGCCTCTGGCTCTCCCAGAAGATCAAGGAGCACTTCAAGAGGAAGGCCAACAACTTCCCCATAACGCTCAAGTACATCGACCCGACCTACATGATCCGCGCCGTGCCGTCCAACGCCTCCGACAACGTCTACTGCACGCTGCTGGCGCACAGCGCCCTCCACGGCGCCATGGCGGGGTACACCGGCATCACCGTCGCGCCGGTGAACGGAAGGCACGCCTACATCCCCTTCTAC AGGATCACCGAGAAGCAGAACAAGGTGGTGATCACGGACCGGATGTGGGCGCGGGTGCTGTGCTCGACGAACCAGCCTTGCTTCCTGACGCACGAGGACGTCGAGGGGGCGAGGCAGGACGACGAGGAGCCACACCTGCCGCTCGTCGAGGGCGAGAACGCGCTGGTCAGGAGCCCGTCGACGATGTgcaacggcaacggcaacggcCACCTCTGCAGTGGCGCGGCATGA
- the LOC117847974 gene encoding stem 28 kDa glycoprotein — MATAKLLVVLVALVAAASSSFGAWELNIRMPTARAVEDAAAGVAAPLIHALRPLVGSAGDLGRRGGVPCDSWRLAVEAYNKRDWKTVPADCEGYVGHYMLGGHYRRDSRVVVDEAIAYAEGLKLAGNGREVWVFDIDETSLSNLPYYAKHGFGTEPFNATSFNAYVLEGSALALPETQRLFDKLISLGIKPVFLTGRTENQRAITVVNLRRQGYYGWMKLLLKPVGFKGTAIGFKSGERRKLQDAGYVIVGNIGDQWSDIIGAPEGARTFKLPDPLYYVG, encoded by the exons atGGCGACGGCCaagctcctcgtcgtcctcgtggCTCTCGtggccgccgccagctcctcctTCGGCGCATGGGAGCTCAACATCCGCATGCCCACGGCGCGCGCGGTGGaggacgccgctgccggcgtggcggcgccgcTGATTCACGCGCTCCGCCCGCTGGTGGGATCCGCCGGTGACCtcggccgtcgcggcggcgtgCCGTGCGACAGCTGGCGGCTGGCCGTGGAGGCGTACAACAAGCGCGACTGGAAGACGGTGCCGGCGGACTGCGAGGGCTACGTCGGCCACTACATGCTCGGCGGGCACTACCGCCGGGACTcccgcgtcgtcgtcgacgaggcCATCGCCTACGCCGAGGGGCTCAAGCTCGCCGGCAACGGCAGGGAGGTGTGGGTGTTCGACATCGACGAGACCTCGCTCTCCAACCTCCCCTACTACGCCAAACACGGCTTCGG TACTGAGCCGTTCAACGCGACGAGCTTCAACGCGTACGTGCTGGAGGGGAGCGCGCTCGCGCTGCCGGAGACGCAGCGGCTGTTCGACAAGCTCATCTCGCTCGGCATCAAGCCGGTGTTCCTGACGGGCCGGACCGAGAACCAGAGGGCCATCACCGTCGTCAACCTCCGCCGCCAGGGCTACTACGGCTGGATGAAGCTGCTGCTCAAGCCCGTCGGGTTCAAGGGCACCGCCATCGGCTTCAAGTCCGGCGAGCGCCGGAAGCTCCAGGACGCCGGGTACGTCATCGTCGGCAACATCGGCGACCAGTGGAGCGACATCATCGGCGCGCCGGAGGGGGCGCGCACCTTCAAGCTGCCCGACCCCCTCTACTACGTCGGCTAA
- the LOC117849533 gene encoding uncharacterized protein, with translation MSSSPSPASRRPTGPLALGLESSANKIGIGVVSLSGEILSNPRHTYVTPPGHGFLPRETAQHHLVHLLPLLRAALAEAGIAPSDLACVCYTKGPGMGGPLQVAAAAARALSLLWSKPLVAVNHCVAHIEMGRAVTGAVDPVVLYVSGGNTQVIAYSEGRYRIFGETIDIAVGNCLDRFARVLELSNDPSPGYNIEQLAKKGEKFIDLPYVVKGMDVSFSGILSFIEATAIEKLKNNECTPADLCYSLQETLFAMLVEITERAMAHCDSKDVLIVGGVGCNERLQEMMRIMCSERGGRLFATDDRYCIDNGAMIAYTGLLAYAHGETTPLEESTFTQRFRTDEVRAIWREKEMPVMTNIHTDAMAEVSKDEASMPTPIIVDS, from the exons atgtcctcgtcgccgtctccggcgagccgccgccCGACGGGTCCGCTGGCGCTGGGGTTGGAGTCCTCGGCCAACAAGATCGGCATCGGCGTGGTCTCCCTCTCGGGCGAAATCCTCTCCAACCCTCGCCACACCTACGTGACCCCGCCGGGCCACGGCTTCCTTCCCCGGGAGACCGCGCAGCACCACCTCGTGcacctcctcccgctcctccgcgccgcgctaGCCGAGGCCGGTATCGCCCCCTCCGACCTCGCCTGCGTCTGCTACACGAAAGGCCCCGGCATGGGCGGCCCGCTccaggtcgccgccgcggccgcccgcgcgCTCTCCCTCCTCTGGAGCAAGCCGCTCGTGGCGGTCAACCACTGCGTCGCGCACATCGAGATGGGGCGTGCCGTCACGGGGGCCGTGGACCCCGTCGTGCTCTACGTCTCCGGGGGGAACACGCAGGTCATCGCCTACAGCGAAGGGAGGTACCGGATCTTCGGGGAGACTATCGATATCGCAGTTGGGAACTGCCTCGACCGCTTTGCCAGGGTCCTTGAGCTCTCCAATGACCCCAGCCCTGGGTATAACATTGAGCAG CTTGCAAAGAAGGGAGAAAAGTTCATTGATCTCCCTTATGTTGTAAAGGGTATGGATGTGTCATTTAGTGGCATTTTGAGCTTTATTGAAGCTACAGCAATTGAAAAGCTTAAAAACAATGAGTGCACACCTGCAGACCTGTGCTACTCACTGCAG GAAACTCTGTTTGCCATGCTTGTTGAAATTACTGAACGTGCCATGGCACATTGTGATTCAAAGGACGTTCTTATTGTTGGTGGCGTTGGTTGCAATGAGCGTTTACAAGAGATGATGAGGATTATGTGCTCAGAAAGAGGGGGTAGGCTGTTTGCAACTGATGACCGCTATTGTATAGACAATGGGGCAATGATTGCATACACTGGTTTACTGGCGTATGCACATGGTGAGACCACTCCCCTGGAGGAGTCGACATTTACGCAAAGATTCCGGACTGATGAAGTTCGTGCGATTTggagggagaaggagatgcCAGTGATGACCAATATCCACACAGATGCAATGGCTGAAGTATCCAAGGATGAAGCCTCCATGCCAACTCCAATCATTGTAGATTCATGA